The following proteins are co-located in the Siansivirga zeaxanthinifaciens CC-SAMT-1 genome:
- a CDS encoding 4Fe-4S dicluster domain-containing protein has translation MAIIITDECINCGACEPECPNTAIYEGADDWRYKDGTSLSGKVVLTNGTEVDADEAQEPISDELYYIVPDKCTECKGFHDEPQCAAVCPVDCCVPDDNHVETEEELLAKQRFMHPEG, from the coding sequence ATGGCAATTATTATAACAGACGAATGTATAAATTGTGGTGCTTGTGAACCTGAGTGCCCAAATACAGCAATATATGAAGGCGCAGACGATTGGCGCTACAAAGACGGAACCAGTTTATCGGGTAAAGTTGTATTAACCAACGGTACCGAAGTCGATGCTGATGAAGCCCAAGAACCTATAAGTGATGAGCTTTATTATATTGTACCAGATAAATGTACAGAATGTAAAGGTTTTCATGACGAGCCTCAATGTGCTGCCGTTTGTCCGGTTGATTGTTGTGTACCAGACGATAACCATGTAGAAACTGAGGAAGAGCTATTAGCTAAACAACGTTTCATGCATCCTGAAGGATAA
- a CDS encoding DNA topoisomerase IV subunit B, translating into MAEQTNYTEDNIRSLDWKEHIRMRPGMYIGKLGDGSSPDDGIYILLKEVLDNSIDEFVMGAGKTIEISIQGNKVIVRDYGRGIPLGKVVDVVSKMNTGGKYDSKAFKKSVGLNGVGTKAVNALSSFFRVESTRDGKSASAEFEKGNLLNQDLLEDTSRRKGTKVSFVPDELIFKKYKFRNEYVVKMLKNYVYLNPGLTIVFNGEKYFSEHGLKDLLSENINESDRLYPIIHLRGEDIEVAITHSKTQYSEEYHSFVNGQNTTQGGTHLNAFREGFVKTIREFYGKNYDASDIRKSIVSAIAIKVMEPVFESQTKTKLGSTDMGGDLPTVRTYVTDFLKKYLDNFLHKNPEVAEKLQRKILQAERERKELSGIRKLAKDRAKSASLHNKKLRDCRVHFGDTKNERSLESTLFITEGDSASGSITKSRDVNTQAVFSLKGKPLNCYGLSKKIVYENEEFNLLQAALNIEESLEDLRYNHVVIATDADVDGMHIRLLLITFFLQFFPEVIKERHLYILQTPLFRVRNKKETIYCYSEEERRNAIEKLKPKPEITRFKGLGEISPNEFKHFIGENIRLDPVMLDDNMSIEDLLSFYMGKNTPTRQEFIIDNLKVELDIVE; encoded by the coding sequence ATGGCAGAACAAACCAATTACACCGAAGACAATATACGTTCATTAGATTGGAAAGAGCATATTCGTATGCGACCAGGAATGTATATTGGTAAGTTAGGTGATGGGTCTTCACCAGATGATGGTATCTATATTCTATTAAAAGAAGTTTTAGACAACTCCATAGACGAGTTTGTTATGGGAGCCGGAAAAACGATTGAAATTTCCATTCAAGGAAATAAAGTGATCGTTAGAGACTACGGACGTGGTATTCCGTTAGGAAAAGTTGTCGATGTAGTTTCTAAAATGAACACCGGAGGAAAATACGATTCTAAAGCATTTAAAAAGTCTGTAGGATTAAATGGTGTTGGTACAAAAGCAGTTAACGCCTTATCTTCTTTTTTTAGAGTAGAGTCTACACGTGATGGAAAATCAGCCTCAGCTGAATTTGAAAAAGGAAATCTACTTAACCAAGATCTTTTAGAAGACACATCAAGACGTAAAGGAACGAAAGTATCTTTTGTTCCCGACGAGCTAATCTTTAAAAAATACAAGTTTAGAAACGAGTATGTTGTAAAAATGCTTAAAAACTATGTGTACCTAAACCCAGGGTTAACCATCGTTTTTAATGGAGAAAAGTATTTTAGCGAACATGGTCTTAAAGATTTACTTTCAGAAAACATAAATGAATCCGATCGTTTGTATCCAATCATTCATTTAAGAGGTGAGGATATTGAAGTAGCGATTACACACAGTAAAACACAATATAGCGAGGAGTATCATTCTTTTGTAAACGGACAAAACACTACACAGGGCGGTACGCATTTAAATGCTTTCCGTGAAGGATTTGTTAAAACCATTAGAGAATTTTATGGTAAAAACTACGATGCTTCCGATATTAGAAAATCTATAGTAAGTGCTATCGCCATAAAAGTTATGGAGCCTGTTTTTGAAAGTCAGACAAAAACAAAATTAGGATCTACCGATATGGGTGGCGATTTACCAACCGTGCGCACCTATGTGACCGATTTTTTAAAAAAATACTTAGATAATTTTTTACATAAAAATCCAGAAGTTGCCGAAAAGCTTCAACGTAAAATTTTACAAGCAGAACGGGAACGAAAAGAACTATCTGGAATTAGAAAATTAGCAAAAGACCGAGCTAAATCGGCCAGTTTGCATAATAAAAAATTACGCGACTGTCGTGTTCATTTTGGAGACACTAAAAACGAACGTAGTTTAGAATCTACACTTTTTATCACCGAGGGAGATTCTGCATCGGGAAGTATAACAAAGTCGAGAGATGTAAACACGCAGGCGGTATTTAGTTTAAAGGGGAAGCCTTTAAATTGCTATGGCCTTAGTAAAAAAATAGTTTACGAAAACGAAGAGTTTAATCTCCTTCAGGCCGCATTAAACATAGAAGAATCTTTAGAAGATTTACGATATAATCATGTGGTAATTGCCACAGATGCCGATGTAGATGGTATGCACATTCGCTTGTTATTAATAACGTTTTTTCTTCAGTTTTTTCCTGAGGTAATTAAAGAACGTCATTTGTACATATTACAAACGCCTTTATTTCGTGTTAGAAATAAAAAGGAAACCATTTATTGTTATTCTGAAGAAGAACGACGTAATGCTATTGAAAAGTTAAAACCAAAACCAGAAATTACTCGATTTAAAGGTTTAGGTGAAATATCTCCAAATGAATTTAAACATTTTATTGGAGAGAATATTCGTTTAGATCCGGTGATGTTAGACGATAATATGTCTATTGAAGATTTATTGTCTTTTTATATGGGAAAAAACACCCCAACAAGACAAGAATTTATTATAGATAATTTGAAGGTAGAATTAGATATAGTGGAATAA
- a CDS encoding TonB-dependent receptor, which translates to MKILYACLLLLFSINIAQSQNVSGTIVDTSGMPISGVNVIEEGTTNGVISDFDGKYMITVGKNATLTFSYVGFNSKSIAVNGQTTINVTLEDGVNLDEVVLVGSRSPKRTAVDTTVAIDVIDVADVTTQVGKVEINEMLQYAAPSFNANKQSGSDGADHVDPASLRGLGPDQTLVLINGKRRHQSSLINIFGTRGRGNTGTDLNAIPAASIKRIEILRDGASAQYGSDAIAGVINIVLKDNIDELTGSVSYGAYNTNADVDISAFGEYGAWNTDGFRLDTEKDGNAIGKDKNFDGGSVKVTANYGFKIGKEGYANFTTEYLSKNKTLRPAFEFRKGFGEAAIDAFNFFGNVLIPVSENTEFYAFGGRNYRDTDAYAFTRNGGERVVESIYPNGFTPRITSNIIDSSISAGMRTTTASGWKIDISNTYGKNDFHYFIKGTLNASLEDISPTDFDAGGHSLSQNTINFDFSKYYDDVLSGMNLAFGAEYRTEQFEIYAGEEASYGIYTENGILITDPANQTQAEDDMGNPRPGGSQGFPGYGPANVVDRGRSNMSLYADAEFDITDAFLLSAAARFENFSDFGSTINGKLAARLKATDNFNIRGSLSTGFRAPSLAQIYYNLKFTNFVGGQALESLLSPNNSPVTASFGIGPLKEEKALNSALGFTAKFGDFTATVDGYFIKVKDRIVLTGNFDAPQIDNVEAAQFFANGADTKTTGLDVILAWKTTLDNGSSFGASFLGNFNDMKIDKVKNGALDEQTFFGERDKAFLLASAPKSKLSLNLNYDKSWFDTALTFTRFSEIELLDFQMFEDPANYGGFDQLIEAATDTYSAKIVTDLNLGFKLSESLKLNVGSNNLFNIYPDQQDDWTEAGGYWDSVQMGFSGSFYYAKLNYSF; encoded by the coding sequence ATGAAAATTCTTTACGCTTGTTTATTATTACTATTTAGTATTAACATCGCTCAAAGCCAAAATGTTTCGGGTACCATAGTCGATACTTCAGGTATGCCCATATCGGGTGTTAATGTTATAGAGGAAGGCACAACTAATGGTGTTATTTCTGATTTTGATGGGAAATACATGATTACAGTTGGTAAAAATGCGACCTTAACTTTTAGTTATGTTGGATTTAATTCAAAAAGCATTGCAGTTAACGGACAAACCACAATAAATGTTACATTAGAAGATGGTGTAAATTTAGATGAAGTGGTACTTGTAGGCTCAAGAAGCCCTAAAAGAACTGCAGTCGATACGACTGTTGCCATTGATGTTATTGATGTTGCCGATGTTACAACCCAAGTTGGTAAGGTTGAAATTAACGAAATGCTGCAATATGCCGCGCCTTCGTTTAATGCGAACAAACAATCGGGTTCAGATGGTGCCGACCATGTCGATCCTGCATCGCTGCGTGGTTTAGGTCCAGACCAAACCTTAGTATTAATTAATGGAAAACGCAGACACCAATCGTCGTTAATAAATATTTTTGGTACCAGAGGTCGTGGTAATACGGGTACCGATTTAAATGCCATCCCAGCAGCTTCTATTAAGCGCATCGAAATTTTAAGAGATGGTGCTTCGGCTCAATACGGCTCTGATGCCATTGCTGGTGTTATCAATATTGTTCTAAAAGATAATATCGACGAACTAACAGGAAGTGTAAGTTATGGTGCTTATAATACAAACGCCGATGTCGATATTAGTGCTTTTGGCGAATATGGTGCTTGGAATACCGATGGCTTCCGCTTAGATACCGAAAAAGATGGTAATGCTATTGGAAAAGATAAAAATTTTGATGGTGGTTCTGTAAAAGTAACCGCTAATTACGGATTTAAAATAGGTAAAGAAGGCTACGCTAATTTCACAACCGAATATTTAAGTAAAAACAAAACCTTACGACCTGCATTTGAATTTAGAAAAGGTTTTGGTGAAGCGGCTATCGATGCGTTTAATTTCTTTGGAAACGTGTTAATTCCTGTTTCAGAAAATACCGAATTCTATGCCTTTGGTGGTAGAAATTACAGAGATACCGATGCTTATGCCTTTACAAGAAATGGCGGTGAGCGTGTTGTAGAATCTATTTATCCAAACGGATTTACTCCTAGAATTACTTCAAATATTATAGATAGTTCCATCTCTGCAGGTATGAGAACAACAACAGCTTCTGGATGGAAAATAGACATAAGTAATACCTACGGTAAAAACGATTTTCATTACTTTATTAAAGGAACATTAAATGCTTCTTTAGAAGATATTTCTCCAACCGATTTTGATGCCGGTGGCCATAGCTTAAGTCAGAATACCATAAACTTCGATTTCTCTAAGTATTATGATGATGTATTAAGTGGTATGAACTTAGCTTTTGGAGCAGAATACAGAACCGAACAATTTGAAATTTATGCTGGTGAAGAAGCTTCTTATGGAATTTACACCGAAAACGGCATTTTAATAACCGATCCTGCAAATCAAACACAAGCCGAAGACGATATGGGCAATCCTAGACCAGGAGGTTCGCAAGGGTTTCCGGGTTATGGTCCTGCGAATGTTGTAGACCGCGGAAGAAGCAACATGTCTTTATACGCCGATGCAGAATTCGATATTACCGATGCCTTTTTGTTAAGCGCAGCAGCACGTTTTGAAAACTTTAGCGATTTCGGAAGCACTATTAATGGTAAACTAGCAGCTCGTTTAAAAGCTACCGATAATTTTAATATTAGAGGGTCGTTAAGTACTGGTTTTAGAGCGCCATCGTTAGCGCAAATTTATTACAACTTAAAGTTTACCAACTTTGTGGGCGGACAAGCTTTAGAGTCTTTACTATCGCCTAACAACAGTCCTGTAACAGCATCGTTTGGTATTGGGCCTTTAAAAGAAGAAAAAGCCTTAAACAGCGCTTTAGGTTTTACAGCTAAATTTGGAGATTTCACAGCAACTGTCGATGGGTATTTTATTAAAGTAAAAGACCGTATTGTATTAACAGGAAACTTTGATGCACCACAAATAGATAATGTTGAAGCTGCACAATTTTTTGCTAATGGTGCCGACACAAAAACAACTGGTTTAGATGTAATTCTAGCATGGAAAACTACTTTAGACAATGGAAGCTCATTTGGTGCTTCATTCTTAGGAAACTTTAACGACATGAAAATTGATAAAGTAAAAAATGGTGCTTTAGATGAACAAACTTTCTTTGGTGAGCGCGATAAAGCCTTTTTATTGGCATCGGCTCCAAAAAGTAAATTAAGCTTAAATCTTAATTATGATAAAAGCTGGTTTGATACGGCATTAACATTTACGCGTTTTAGTGAGATTGAATTATTAGACTTTCAAATGTTTGAAGATCCTGCGAACTATGGTGGTTTCGACCAACTTATTGAAGCTGCAACCGATACATATAGTGCCAAAATTGTTACCGATTTAAACTTAGGCTTTAAACTATCTGAAAGCTTAAAATTAAACGTTGGTAGCAACAACTTATTTAATATTTATCCAGATCAGCAAGATGACTGGACAGAAGCTGGAGGCTATTGGGATTCTGTACAAATGGGCTTTAGTGGCTCATTTTACTATGCTAAACTAAATTATAGTTTTTAA
- the serC gene encoding 3-phosphoserine/phosphohydroxythreonine transaminase, with product MKKHNFSAGPSILPQEVLLKASHAVMDFNNEGLSLLEISHRSKAFVDVMENARALVLELLGLEGKGYKALFLQGGASTQFLMVAMNLLEKRAGYLNTGTWSKKAIKEAKMLDDIYEVASSESANFNYIPKGYDIPEDYDYFHCTSNNTIFGTQIKEFPNSPIPMVCDMSSDIFSRVLDFSKFDLIYAGAQKNMGPAGTTLVVIKEDILGKVSRKIPSIMDYKLHISNGSMYNTPPVFAVYTSMLTLEWIKSLGGIAAVEKLNEKKANVMYSEIDLNPLFKGFATKEDRSIMNATFTLENENLKETFETMLKEAGISGLNGHRSVGGYRASMYNALPIESVKTLVEVMSELESKA from the coding sequence ATGAAAAAACATAACTTTAGTGCTGGACCAAGCATTTTACCTCAAGAAGTATTATTAAAAGCCTCTCATGCTGTAATGGATTTCAATAACGAAGGTTTATCCTTACTTGAAATATCCCACAGAAGTAAAGCTTTTGTTGATGTCATGGAAAATGCCAGAGCATTAGTTTTAGAGCTTTTAGGGTTAGAAGGTAAAGGTTATAAAGCTTTGTTTTTACAAGGAGGTGCAAGCACTCAATTTTTAATGGTAGCTATGAATCTTTTAGAAAAAAGAGCTGGTTACTTAAACACAGGTACATGGAGTAAAAAAGCAATTAAAGAAGCTAAAATGTTAGACGACATTTATGAAGTAGCATCTTCTGAAAGCGCAAATTTTAACTACATTCCTAAAGGTTACGATATTCCAGAAGATTACGATTATTTCCATTGTACTTCAAACAATACCATATTTGGAACACAAATAAAAGAATTCCCTAACTCGCCAATACCAATGGTTTGCGATATGAGTAGCGATATCTTTTCGCGTGTTTTAGATTTCTCTAAATTCGATTTAATTTACGCAGGGGCGCAAAAAAATATGGGTCCTGCTGGTACAACACTTGTTGTAATTAAAGAAGACATACTTGGGAAAGTTTCTCGTAAAATTCCTTCAATTATGGATTATAAATTACACATCTCTAATGGAAGTATGTACAACACACCGCCTGTATTTGCGGTTTATACATCGATGCTAACCTTAGAATGGATTAAAAGTTTAGGTGGCATCGCTGCTGTTGAAAAACTGAATGAGAAAAAAGCCAACGTAATGTATTCTGAAATAGATCTAAACCCGTTATTTAAAGGTTTTGCTACAAAAGAAGATCGTTCTATAATGAATGCAACGTTTACTTTAGAAAACGAAAATTTAAAAGAAACTTTTGAAACCATGTTAAAAGAAGCTGGAATAAGCGGATTAAATGGTCACAGAAGTGTTGGTGGTTACAGAGCTTCTATGTATAACGCCTTACCAATTGAAAGTGTAAAAACACTGGTTGAGGTAATGAGTGAACTAGAAAGCAAAGCTTAA
- the ychF gene encoding redox-regulated ATPase YchF produces MKAGIVGLPNVGKSTLFNCLSNAKAQSANFPFCTIEPNVGVVNVPDPRLEKLEELVKPVRVQPATVEIVDIAGLVKGASKGEGLGNQFLANIRETDAILHVLRCFDNDNIVHVDGNVNPIRDKETIDMELQLKDLETVDKKLDKVKRAAKTGNKEAQKEEAVLLKIKAGLEAGISVRALEFSEEDYVDFVKPSQFITEKPVMYVCNVDEGSAVSGNAYVEQVREAVKDEKAEVLVLAVGTEADINELDDYEERQMFLSDIGLDEAGSAKLIRAAYKLLNQQTYFTAGVKEVRAWTIDIGATAPQAAGVIHSDFEKGFIRAEVIGYDDYVAYGSESKVKEAGKMRVEGKNYIVKDGDIMHFLFNV; encoded by the coding sequence ATGAAAGCAGGCATTGTAGGATTACCTAATGTAGGGAAATCGACTTTATTTAATTGTTTATCTAACGCAAAAGCGCAAAGCGCAAACTTTCCTTTTTGTACTATAGAACCTAATGTAGGTGTTGTAAATGTTCCAGATCCACGTTTAGAGAAATTAGAGGAATTGGTTAAACCTGTACGCGTACAACCCGCAACGGTAGAGATTGTTGATATTGCAGGTTTGGTAAAAGGTGCTAGTAAAGGAGAAGGTTTAGGAAACCAGTTTTTAGCCAATATTAGAGAAACCGATGCTATTTTACATGTTTTACGTTGTTTTGATAACGATAATATTGTGCATGTAGATGGTAATGTAAATCCTATTAGAGATAAAGAAACTATCGATATGGAGTTACAGTTAAAAGATTTGGAAACCGTCGATAAAAAATTAGATAAAGTTAAGCGTGCGGCTAAAACAGGTAATAAAGAGGCGCAAAAAGAAGAAGCTGTTTTATTAAAAATTAAAGCAGGTTTGGAAGCCGGAATATCTGTTAGAGCTTTAGAATTTTCTGAAGAAGATTATGTTGATTTTGTGAAACCTTCTCAATTTATTACAGAAAAACCAGTAATGTATGTTTGTAATGTTGATGAAGGCTCTGCAGTTTCTGGAAACGCTTATGTAGAACAAGTACGAGAAGCTGTTAAAGATGAAAAAGCCGAAGTATTAGTTTTAGCCGTTGGTACCGAAGCCGATATAAATGAGTTAGATGATTACGAAGAACGCCAAATGTTTTTATCTGATATTGGATTGGATGAAGCAGGTTCGGCAAAATTAATTCGCGCTGCATACAAGCTTTTAAACCAGCAAACTTATTTTACTGCCGGTGTGAAAGAAGTTAGAGCATGGACTATTGATATTGGAGCAACAGCACCACAGGCCGCTGGAGTTATTCATTCCGATTTCGAAAAAGGATTTATTAGAGCCGAAGTTATTGGTTACGACGATTATGTTGCTTATGGCAGTGAATCTAAAGTTAAAGAAGCTGGTAAAATGCGTGTTGAAGGAAAGAATTATATTGTAAAAGATGGCGATATTATGCACTTCCTTTTTAATGTTTAA
- a CDS encoding acyl-CoA reductase has product MDLQERIKAFAKLGDFLSQFSKDTIQKKENIEHNEIFFDGFKHQLKLAQENNGWFTDENMRFSLEGWSKLLTEENLETWLKPYNISNVQPKLVAIIMAGNIPLVGFHDFLSVLITGHHVLVKQSSNDKHLIPYLAKYLEFVEPQFKGTIHFTDGKMENFDAVIATGSDNTARYFEYYFKNKPSIIRNNRNSVAVLTGNETEAEMKNLSEDIFRYYGLGCRNVSKIFIPKNYNFDAFFNGIYHWHPIIEKAKYANNYDYNKAVYLMSEFDMLENGFLMIKEDPSYASPIATVFYEYYDDIEQLKQRLKADVNKIQCVVAKGFSENEIAFGHTQKPELWDYADSVDSVEFLLAI; this is encoded by the coding sequence ATGGATTTACAGGAAAGAATTAAGGCTTTTGCAAAATTAGGAGACTTTTTAAGTCAATTTTCTAAAGATACAATTCAAAAGAAAGAAAATATTGAACATAATGAAATTTTCTTCGACGGATTTAAACATCAATTAAAACTGGCTCAAGAAAACAATGGTTGGTTTACCGACGAAAACATGCGGTTTTCTCTAGAGGGCTGGTCAAAATTATTAACCGAAGAAAACTTAGAAACCTGGTTAAAACCTTATAATATTTCTAATGTTCAACCTAAATTGGTGGCCATAATCATGGCAGGAAACATTCCCTTAGTTGGTTTTCACGATTTTCTGTCGGTTTTAATAACTGGGCACCATGTATTGGTTAAACAATCATCAAACGATAAACACTTAATTCCGTATCTGGCAAAATATCTAGAATTTGTAGAACCACAATTTAAAGGAACCATACATTTTACCGATGGTAAAATGGAAAATTTTGACGCCGTTATTGCTACTGGAAGCGATAATACAGCCAGATATTTTGAATACTATTTTAAAAACAAACCGTCTATAATAAGAAACAACAGAAACTCGGTTGCGGTTTTAACAGGTAACGAAACCGAAGCAGAAATGAAAAATTTAAGCGAAGATATCTTTAGATATTATGGTTTAGGTTGCAGAAACGTTTCTAAAATATTTATTCCTAAAAATTACAATTTTGATGCGTTCTTCAATGGTATTTACCATTGGCATCCCATTATTGAAAAAGCCAAATACGCCAATAACTACGATTACAACAAAGCGGTTTATTTAATGAGTGAATTTGACATGCTTGAAAATGGCTTTTTAATGATTAAAGAAGACCCTAGCTATGCCTCACCTATTGCCACTGTTTTTTATGAATATTATGATGATATTGAGCAACTAAAACAGCGTTTAAAAGCCGATGTAAACAAAATTCAGTGTGTTGTTGCGAAAGGATTTTCTGAAAACGAAATTGCATTTGGCCACACGCAAAAACCAGAACTTTGGGATTATGCGGATAGTGTCGATTCTGTTGAATTTTTATTAGCAATTTGA
- a CDS encoding D-2-hydroxyacid dehydrogenase: MKVLANDGISKTGKEALEKGGYEVITTTVAQEQLINYINEKEISVLLVRSATTVRKDLIDACPGIKIIGRGGVGMDNIDVDYAKSKGIHVINTPASSSHSVAELVFGHFYGLARFLHNSNREMPLEGDTSFGKLKKAYAKGTELKGKTLGVLGFGRIGQATAKVALGAGMKVIAFDPFLEKANLELDFFDGQKVNFEINTISKEEVLKQADFITLHVPAQKEYVIGAPEFEIMKDGVFIANAARGGVVDEAALVKAIESGKVAGAALDVFENEPKPEIQLLMNAGLSLTPHTGAATNEAQDRIGTELAEQIISILG; encoded by the coding sequence ATGAAAGTATTAGCAAACGACGGTATTTCTAAAACTGGTAAAGAAGCCTTAGAAAAAGGCGGATACGAAGTTATAACAACAACCGTAGCACAAGAACAATTAATTAATTATATCAACGAAAAAGAAATAAGTGTTTTATTAGTACGTAGTGCAACAACCGTGCGCAAAGACCTTATTGATGCCTGTCCTGGAATAAAAATTATAGGTCGTGGTGGTGTTGGTATGGATAATATAGATGTAGATTACGCTAAAAGCAAAGGTATTCACGTTATTAATACACCGGCGTCTTCTTCGCACTCTGTTGCAGAATTAGTGTTTGGTCATTTTTACGGATTAGCACGTTTTTTACATAACTCTAACAGAGAAATGCCACTAGAAGGCGATACCAGTTTTGGTAAACTTAAAAAAGCTTACGCTAAAGGAACAGAGCTTAAAGGTAAAACATTAGGTGTTTTAGGATTTGGCCGTATTGGTCAGGCTACTGCAAAAGTGGCTTTAGGTGCTGGTATGAAAGTTATTGCTTTCGACCCGTTCTTAGAAAAAGCAAATTTAGAGTTAGACTTTTTTGATGGTCAAAAAGTAAATTTTGAAATTAATACCATTTCAAAAGAAGAGGTTTTAAAACAAGCCGATTTTATAACGTTACACGTACCAGCTCAAAAAGAATATGTTATTGGTGCTCCAGAATTTGAAATAATGAAAGATGGTGTATTTATAGCAAATGCGGCTCGTGGTGGTGTAGTTGATGAGGCTGCTTTAGTAAAAGCTATTGAAAGTGGAAAAGTTGCCGGTGCTGCTTTAGACGTTTTTGAAAACGAACCAAAACCAGAAATTCAATTATTAATGAATGCAGGTTTATCGTTAACACCGCATACAGGTGCTGCTACTAATGAAGCTCAAGATAGAATTGGAACTGAATTAGCAGAACAAATTATTAGTATTCTTGGTTAA
- a CDS encoding DMT family transporter: protein MKSKKDFLYGVLVGVLGVVLFSSKAVMVKLAYNYQADAISLLLLRMLFSFPFYLAILYNYRNTKTDITIVKKDYLWIIFFGFVGYYLASYFDFVGLTYIKASLERIILFLYPTLVILLNKIFFKQPITRIQALAIILTYLGVVITFWDEVAISGASSYLGGFFILLSAITYASYLVGSGWLIPKFGVIKFTSYAMLVSCFCVFIHYLIISNVNLFSFSWQVYVYGFLIALFATVIPSFLVSTSIKMISSSNFAIVAGIGPISTIILAAIFLNETLTLLQFFGALVVILGILLVSIKKSK from the coding sequence ATGAAATCAAAAAAAGACTTTCTTTACGGTGTTCTAGTCGGTGTTTTAGGCGTTGTGCTTTTCTCATCGAAAGCGGTCATGGTTAAATTGGCTTACAATTATCAAGCCGATGCGATTAGTCTTTTGTTGCTTAGAATGTTGTTTTCTTTCCCTTTTTATTTAGCTATTTTATATAACTACAGAAACACTAAAACCGATATTACCATTGTAAAGAAAGATTATTTGTGGATTATATTTTTCGGTTTCGTTGGGTATTATTTAGCTAGTTATTTCGATTTTGTGGGTTTAACCTATATAAAAGCAAGCTTAGAGCGTATTATTTTGTTTTTATACCCAACCTTAGTAATCCTTTTAAATAAGATTTTTTTTAAACAACCAATTACCAGAATTCAGGCGCTTGCAATTATTTTAACCTATTTGGGTGTAGTTATAACCTTTTGGGATGAAGTTGCAATTTCTGGTGCTTCCAGTTATTTGGGCGGCTTTTTTATTTTATTAAGCGCCATTACATATGCATCGTATTTGGTTGGTAGCGGCTGGTTAATTCCGAAATTCGGGGTTATTAAATTTACGTCTTATGCCATGCTGGTATCTTGTTTTTGTGTTTTTATTCATTACCTAATCATAAGTAATGTGAATCTTTTTTCGTTTTCTTGGCAGGTGTATGTTTACGGATTTCTAATAGCGCTCTTCGCTACCGTAATACCTTCATTTTTAGTTTCTACCTCTATAAAAATGATAAGTTCTTCAAATTTTGCTATTGTTGCAGGAATCGGACCTATTTCAACCATTATTTTGGCTGCCATATTTTTAAATGAAACATTAACACTTTTGCAGTTTTTTGGTGCATTGGTTGTAATTTTAGGTATCTTGCTGGTATCTATTAAAAAATCTAAATAG